CCGCGGCGGCTACGACGGCAAGGGCGTGTGGGTCATCGGCTCCGCCGAGGACCCGGCCCTGGCGCAACCCTTCCGCGCGGGCGTCCCCGTCCTCGCCGAGGAGAAGGTCGACTTCGTACGGGAACTCGCGGCGAACGTCGTCCGCTCCCCGCACGGCCAGGCGGTCGCGTACCCCGTCGTCGAGTCCCGCCAGGTCGACGGCGTCTGTGACACGGTGATCGCCCCGGCCCCGGACCTCGCCGAGGAGCTGGCACTCCGGGCGGAGGAGCTGGCCCTGCGCATCGCCAAGGAGCTCGGTGTGGTGGGCCACCTGGCCGTCGAGCTCTTCGAGACGGCGGACGGCCGCATCCTGGTCAATGAACTGGCCATGCGCCCGCACAACTCGGGCCACTGGACCCAGGACGGCGCGATCACCTCCCAGTTCGCCAACCACGTCCGCGCGGTCCTCGACCTCCCCCTCGGCGACCCGCGCCCGCGCGCCCGGTGGACGGTCATGGCGAACGTCCTCGGCGGCGACTACCCGGACATGTACTCCGCGTATCTGCACTGCATGGCCCGCGACCCCCAGCTCAAGATCCACATGTACGGCAAGGACGTGAAGCCCGGCCGCAAGGTCGGCCACGTCAACACCTACGGCGACGACCTGGACGACGTCCTCGAGCGTGCCCGCCACGCAGCCGGTTACCTGAGAGGCACCATCACCGAATGAGCCCTGTTGTTGGCATCGTCATGGGGTCGGACTCCGACTGGCCCGTCATGGAAGCCGCCGCCCAGGCCCTCGACGAGTTCGAGATCCCCTACGAGGTGGACGTCGTCTCCGCGCACCGCATGCCGCACGAGATGATCGCGTACGGCGAGCAGGCCGCGGAGCGCGGGCTCAAGGCGATCATCGCGGGGGCCGGGGGTGCCGCCCATCTGCCCGGCATGCTGGCGTCCGTCACGCCGCTGCCCGTCATCGGCGTGCCCGTACCCCTCAAGTACCTCGACGGCATGGACTCGCTGCTGTCCATCGTGCAGATGCCGGCCGGTGTCCCCGTCGCGACCGTCTCCGTCGGCGGCGCGCGCAACGCGGGCCTGCTGGCCGCCCGGATGCTCGCCGCGCACGACGAGGAACTCCTCGGCCGTATGCGGGAGTTCCAGCAGGAGCTGAACGCCCAGGCCACGGAGAAGGGCAAGCGGCTGCGCGCCAAGGCCGAGGGCGCGGCCAACGGCTTCGGCTTCGGGAAGTGACCTCCATGTCCTCCCCTGGCAAGGCCATGCCCTCCCTTGACGAGGCCCGCGCACTGCTCGCCGACTTCCCCGTCGTCGACGGCCACAACGACCTCCCCTGGGCGCTGCGCGAGCAGGTCCGCTACGACCTCGACGCCCGCGACATCGCCACCGACCAGAGCGCCCACCTGCACACCGACCTGGCCCGCCTGCGCGCGGGCGGGGTCGGCGCCCAGTACTGGTCGGTGTACGTCCGCTCGGACCTGCCCGGAGCGGTCACGGCGACGCTGGAACAGATCGACTGCGTACGGCAGTTGATCGACCGTCACCCGTCGTACCTGCGCGCCGCGCTGACCGCCGCCGACATGGAGGCGGCGCGAGCGGAGGGCCGTATCGCCTCGCTCATGGGCGCGGAGGGCGGCCACTCCATCGACAACTCCCTTGCCGTGCTACGGCGGTTGTACGCCCTGGGCGTCCGCTACATGACCCTCACCCACAACGACAACATCGCGTGGGCGGACTCGGCGACCGACGTCCCGGCCGTCGGCGGTCTGTCGGCCTTCGGCCGTGAGGTCGTACGGGAGATGAACCGCGAGGGCATGCTCGTGGACCTCTCACACGTGGCCGCGACGACCATGCGGGACGCGCTCGACACGACCGCCGCGCCGGTGATCTTCTCCCACTCCTCCTCGCGCGCGGTGTGCGACCACCCGCGCAACATCCCGGACGACGTCCTGGAGCGGCTGCCCGCCAACGGGGGAGTGGCGATGGTGACGTTCGTACCGAAGTTCGTCCTCCAGGCGGCGGTCGACTGGACGGCCGCGGCCGACGAGAACATGCGCGCCCACGGCTTCCACCACCTCGACACCACGGCCGGGGGCATGAAGGTCCACCGGGCCTTCGAGGAGGCCAACCCGCGCCCGATCGCCACGGTGGCGACGGTCGCCGACCACCTCGACCACATGCGCGAGGTCGCGGGCGTCGACCACTTGGGCATCGGCGGCGACTACGACGGCACGGCGTTCACGCCGCACGGCCTGGACGACGTCTCCGGCTACCCGAACCTGATCGCCGAGCTGCTGGACCGCGGCTGGTCCCGCGCCGACCTCGCCAAGCTGACCTGGCAGAACGCCGTACGGGTGCTGGGCGCGGCGGAGGACGTGGCCCGTGACCTCCAGGCGCGGCGCGGTCCGTCGAACGCGACGCGGGAGCAACTGGACGGCTGAGACGCGGGAGCAGTTGGACGGCTGACCTGTCCGCCGGTGGGCGGGGCGTACCCCCAAACGCCCCACCCACCAGGAAGGCCCACGGGCTGCGTGCCACGGTGGCGGTACTGCGATCTTCACCGTCCACCCCACGGAGCCTGTCATGGCGGAACTGCAGGACGAACTGCACACCACCACTGAGGTGGGAGAGCTCGACGGGCCCGCTGCCTGGCCCGAGTCCGAGCCGCCGCCCGCCGGCACCGCCGAACCGGAGCTGGAGGGCGGGGCCGGGGCCGACCCGCTGAAGCGGGCCCGCGCCCTGCTCACCGCGCACCCCGTCGCCGACGGCTACAGCGGTCTGCCCTGGGCACTGCGCCATCTGCCCTGGTTCGACCTGGAGCTGGGTGAGCGCGCCGTCGACACCGATGTGCCGCGGCTGCGGGAAGGGCACGTGGGCGTGCTGTTCTGGTCGCTGCACCTGCCCGAGGGCCTGGCCGGGGACCGGGCCGTCGGCGCGACCATGGAGCAGCTCGACCTGGTGAAGACGGTGGTCCATGCGCACCCCGAGGGCCTGCGCATGGCGTACAGCACCACCGGGATCGCCGACGCCCGTAACTGCGGGCGCGTGGCCGTCATGCTCGGCCCCGCCGGAGCGGCCGCGCTCGGCGACTCGCTCGGCATACTGCGCTGTCTGCACACCCTCGGCCTGCGTGTCCTCACGCTGTCGGGCGCCTCCTGGGCGAGCGAGGCGGGCCTGACCCGGTTCGGCGAGGAGATGCTGCGCGAGATGAACCGCGTCGGCATGCTCGCCGACCTCTCCGGCACCTCGGAAGCCACCATCAGCCGCGTCTTCGCGGTCTCCAAGGCCCCGGTCCTCTTCACCCGCTCCGCGGCCTGGGCCCTGCGCCCCCACCCGGCCAACCTCCCCGACGAGGTCCTCGTCGAGCTGGGCGCCGTCAAGGGCCTGTGCCTCGTCCCGCTCACGGCCGAGCAGACGGGCCCGACCGTACGGGACGTCGCCGACCACCTCGACCACATCCGCACCCTCGCGGGCGCGCAGTGCGTCGGCCTCTCGGGGACGTACGACTCCGGAGCCGCCCACCCGCAGGACCTGCCCGACGCCTCCTGCTACCCCCACCTGATCGCCGAGCTCCTCTCCCGTGGATGGACCGAGACCGACCTCGCCCTGCTCACCTGGGGCAACGTCCAACGCATCCTGCGCGGCGCGGACTTCACGGCGCGCTCCCTGCAACAGCGCCGCAAGCCATCACTGGCGAGGATCGCGGACCTGGACGGCTGACCCGTCCTGTCGGGAGCGCTCGATCCGGCAGCAGGCACACAGAGACAGAGCCTCCGGAATCAGCAGGCGCACAGGCAGAAGGGATGCCCCGCCGGGTCCGCGTAAACCCGCCACGAGCGTGAGCGGTCCTCGGTGTCCAGCGGCTTCGCCCCGAGGGCGAGGACGGCCTTCTCCGCCGTGTCCAGGTCGTCGACGGTCAGGTCCAGGTGGAACTGCTGCGAGGCGTCGGGCGCCGGCCACCGCGGCGGTACGTGGTTCGGGGCGGCCTGGAACGCCAGCGGGTGGCCGCCGGGCGTGTCCAGGTCGATCCAGTCGTCCTCCCCGCTGACCGTGCCGCCCAGCACCTCGGCGTAGAACCCGGCGAGGGCACGGGGGTCGGGACAGTCCAGGACGACGACGCCCAGCTTGGCGAGAGCCATGACTTCCTCCTCGAAGCATTACGGCGTTCGGTTACCCATAGAGGCGAGTAACCGGTAACGGTTACTGCATGCTCCCGCATAGGAGGTAACGTCGCAAGCATGAGTGAGAGAGCGCCCGCGCCCGGGGGACTGGCCCTCGTGGAGGCCCTGGTCAACACCGTGGACCTGGAGTCGGGCGCCGACACGCTGGACACGGCCGAGGGGCGCGCCGTGTTCGGCGTCGCGGAGCGGGACGTGGCGGATGTACGAGAACTGCGCGAGTCCCTGCGCGCCGTGTGCCTGGCGCATGCCGGTCACCCGCCGCACCGCGAGGTGACACCCCTGGGCGAGCTGCTGGCGCGCGCGCCCCTGTATGTGGCGGTCGACGCGCGGGACGGCTCGGCGGCCCTCGCCCCGGCCGACGACGGCCCGCTGCTCTCCCGTGTTGCGACGGCCGTGGCGGAGGCCCTCACCGCGGGCACCTGGCTCCGCCTCAAGGCCTGCGAACTGCCCGAATGTCACTGGGCGTACTACGACCGCAGTCCCGCGGGCCGGGGCCGCTGGTGCTCGATGTCGGTGTGCGGGGCACGCGTGAAGATGCGGCGATACCGCGCCAAGTAGGCCTGGGGCAGGCGGAGTCGGGCGGTCGTCGCTCGGCGCGCGGCGATGTGGTGCAGAATGCAACAGACGCCGATCCGGCCGACTGAGCCTCGGCCGGACCGGCGTCACCCTTGTTTTCAGGCGGCCGGGCGGCCCGTCGCCATCAGGCGGTCGGGCGGCTCATGGCCTCGCCCGTATCTTCAGGCGGCCGGGCGGCCCGTCGCTATCAAGCGGTCGGGCGGCCCATCGCGTCACCCGTGTCTTCAGGCGGTCGGGCGCCCCATCGCCCGGTACGTCCACCCGGCCCGCCGCCACGCCTCGGGGTCGAGGGCGTTGCGGCCGTCCAGGATCACCTGAGCCCCGGCCACCTGGCCGAGGACGGCCGGGTCCAGCTCCCGGAACTCGCGCCACTCCGTCAGATGCAGGACGACGTCGGCACCGCGCACGGCCTCCACGGCGGAGCCGGCGTACCCGAGCGTCGGGAAGAGCCGCCGCGCGTTCTCCATGGCCTTCGGGTCGTAGACGGTGACCTGGCCGCCCTGGAGGTGGATCTGCCCGGCGACGTTCAGCGCGGGTGAGTCCCGCACGTCGTCCGAGTCCGGCTTGAAGCTCGCGCCGAGCACGGCGACCCTCTTGCCGAGGAAGGAACCGCCCCAGAGCGCCTCCCGGGCCATCTCCACCATCTGGCCGCGGCGCCGCATGTTGATGGAGTCGATCTCGCGCAGGAAGGTCAGCGCCTGGTCGGCACCCAGCTCACCGGCACGGGCCATGAACGCGCGGATGTCCTTCGGCAGACACCCGCCACCGAACCCGATCCCCGCCCGCAGGAACTTCTTCCCGATCCGCTCGTCGTGCCCTATGGCCTCGGCCAGCTTGGCGACATCGCCGCCGGCGGCCTCGCAGACCTCGGCCATCGCGTTGATGAAGGAGATCTTGGTGGCGAGGAAGGAGTTCGCGGAGGTCTTCACCAGCTCGGCGGTAGGGAAGTCGGTCACCACGAAGGGCGTGCCCTCGGCGACCGGCGTCACGTACACCTCGCGCAGCAGCTTCTCGGCCCGCTCGCTGCGCACGCCCACCACTATCCGGTCGGGGTGCAGGGTGTCCTTCACGGCGAAGCCCTCGCGCAGGAACTCCGGGTTCCAGGCGAGCTCGGCGTCCTCACCCGCGGGCGAGAGCTCCGCGAGCCGGGCGGCGAGGCGCTCCGCCGAGCCGACGGGCACGGTGGACTTGCCGACGACGAGGGCGGGACCGCGCAGATGCGGCGCGAGCGTCTCGAAGGCGGCGTCGACGTACGACATGTCGCACGCGTACTCACCGTGCTTCTGCGGCGTGTTCACACAGACGAAGTGGATGTCGCCGAACGCTCCGACCTCGGCCCAGTCCATGGTGAACCGAAGCCGCCCGGTGGATCCCTCGATCCCGGCGACATGCTTGCGCAGCAGCTCTTCGAGCCCGGGCTCGTACATCGGGACCTCGCCCCGCTGGAGCATCTCGATCTTCTCGGGCACGACGTCCAGGCCCAGCACTTCGAACCCGAGCTCGGCCATGGCCGCGGCGTGCGTGGCGCCGAGATAGCCGGTGCCGATCACGGTGATCTTGAGGGCCATGGGTACTCCAGAGAGTGGACGGGGGCGGTGCGGGCCCGAGCATAGTCGGAGGGGCTGACGGGCAACTTGCCCTCTGTCGCCAAGCTCACGTACCCGTGCCGTGGTCGGCCCTCTAAAATTTGGGTTACTTAACGGTAATTAGCGCCACCTGCGTCCCTTGGAGCGTGAGAGACCTTGGCCGGATCGGCTGATTTCGACCTGTACCGCCCGTCCGAGGAGCACGACATGCTCCGGGACGCGATCCGTTCGCTGGCCGAGGCGAAAATCGCGCCGTACGCCGCAGCGGTCGACGAGGAAGCCCGCTTCCCCCAGGAAGCCCTGGACGCGCTGGTCGCGGGCGACCTGCACGCCGTGCACGTACCGGAGACCTACGGCGGCGCGGGCGCCGACGCCCTGGCGACGGTGATCGTGATCGAGGAGGTCGCGCGGGTCTGCGCCTCGTCCTCCCTCATCCCCGCGGTGAACAAGCTCGGCTCCCTCCCCGTGATCCTCTCCGGCTCGGAGGACCTCAAGAAGAAGTACCTGTCCCCCCTGGCCAAGGGCGACGCGATGTTCTCGTACTGCCTCTCCGAGCCGGACGCGGGCTCGGACGCGGCGGGCATGAAGACGAAGGCGGTCCGCGACGGCGACTTCTACGTCCTGAACGGCGTGAAGCGCTGGATCACCAACGCCGGCGTCTCGGACTACTACACGGTGATGGCGGTCACGGACCCCACGAAGCGCTCGAAGGGCATCAGTGCCTTCGTGGTCGAGAAGTCGGACGAGGGTGTCTCCTTCGGCGCCCCGGAGAAGAAGCTCGGCATCAAGGGCTCCCCGACGCGCGAGGTCTACCTCGACAACGTCCGCATCCCCGCCGACCGCATGATCGGCGAGGAGGGCACCGGCTTCGCGACCGCCATGAAGACCCTGGACCACACCCGCATCACGATCGCGGCCCAGGCCCTCGGCATCGCCCAGGGCGCCCTCGACTACGCCAAGGGCTACGTCCAGGAGCGCAAGCAGTTCGGCAAGCCGATCGCCGACTTCCAGGGCATCCAGTTCATGCTCGCCGACATGGCGATGAAGATAGAGGCGGCCCGCCAGCTGACGTACGCGGCAGCGGCCAAGTCCGAGCGCGGCGACAGCGACCTCACCTTCCAGGGCGCGGCGGCCAAGTGCTTCGCCTCGGACGTCGCGATGGAGGTCACGACGGACGCCGTCCAACTCCTCGGCGGATACGGCTACACCCGCGACTACCCGGTCGAGCGCATGATGCGCGACGCGAAGATCACGCAGATTTATGAAGGCACGAATCAGGTTCAGCGGATCGTCATGGCCCGCAACCTGCCGTAGTCCCCGCTTCGGCGGCAGCAATGAGGAGAGGCACCCGGGACCCGGGTGCCTCTCCTCATTGTCATGGCTGTCACGGGCCGAGTTGTCATGGCAGTCACGGGGACGACCGGACCGTGACTCACCCGCGGCCGGGCTCAGTCGCCCGTCACCGTCACCTTCTCGTCGTTCTTCAGCTCCTCCACCAGCTTCTTCATCTTGGTCTTGTCCCAGAGGAGGTTGCCGCCCGAGGAGCCGGAGATCGGCATGTTCATCGACGTGCCGTCGCCGCCGCTGACGCTCTTCATGGCCCAGAACATGTCGGCGAGGTCGAACAGGCCCATGTCCTTGTCGACGATCAGGGTGTCCAGGCCCGCGCTCATGGTCGGGTAGAGCTTGAAGGGGTTCAGGACCGTGCTCGGCGTCGCGACCTGGTTGGCCAGCGCGGAGAGGAACTTCTGCTGGTTCTTCGTACGGTCCAGGTCGCTGCCCGCGAGCGCGTACCGGGTACGGACGAACGCGAGCGCCTGTTCACCGTTGAGGGTCTGCTTGCCCGCCTCGAAGTCGGCGCCGGACTTGGAGTCCTTCATGCCGCCCTTGGGGATCTCGATCTCCACGCCGCCGACCGAGTCAACGATGTTCGCGAAGCCCGCGAAGCCGATCTCCACGTAGTGGTCGATGTGCAGGCCGGTGTTGTACTCGACCGTGCGGACCAGCAGTTCGGGGCCGTCCTCGGCGTACGCCGCGTTCAGCTTCACGTGCCGGCCGGTGCCCTGGTAGGTCTTGCCGGACTCGGAGCCCACGAACGTCGGTATCTCCACGTCCGAGTCGCGGGGCAGGGATATGAGCGTAGACCCGTTGCCGCCGGTGTGCAGGATCATCATCGAGTCCGTGCGCTTGCCCTCGGAGGAGCCGGTGTGCAGCCTCTTCTTGTCATCGGCGGACATGCCGGCGCGGCTGTCGGAGCCGACGATCAGATAGTTCGTGCCCTCGCCCGCCTCGGGCCGGTCGATGACCTTCGAGAGATCCACGTCACGGTTGAGCTTGGAGTCCGCCCAGAAGTACGTGCCCACGGAGACCACGATCAGCAGCGTGACCAGCGTGATCGTGGTCACCTTGATCCGGCGACGCCAGTTCGGGCGCGGACGGTCCTGATAGTAGGGGTCGGGATCGTTGTCGTTCGGCACGAAGCCGCCGCCGCCGTAGACCTGGCCCGTGTTGTACCCGGAGTCGTACCCGTTGCCGTATCCGTCGTCGTACGTCGGCTGTTGGGGCACGCCGTACGGCGGCGCCCCCGGGCCCGGTGCGGGCGACGTCGGGCCGCGCCGGACCTGCCGCATCACGCGGGCGCTCTCAGGCTGTGCGCCTGCGCTGCCGCGTCCGTAGCGGTTGCCGCGACTGCTGCGGTTTTCGTCGGACCACGCCTCGGGCCAATCATTCATGCGGACCAGTGTGCAGGGCCCCACGGTGTGGCTTACAAGAGAGTAGGGAGATCTGCGTCACGGCTGTTGCAGAGCTGATGCAAAGCGGGTCTTGTGTGCCCCCGGCATAAGGTGGACGCCATGACAGACCAGGCCCTCAACCCGGAATCCGACATTCCGGGTAAGCCGACCTCCGCGTCCCGGACCACCCTCAGCCACATCATGACCCACAACGACACCAACCTTCTGGGAACGGTGCACGGAGGAGTGATCATGAAGCTCGTCGACGACGCGGCGGGCGCGGTGGCCGGCAGGCACTCCGGCGGGCCCGCCGTCACCGCCTCCATGGACGAGATGGCCTTCCTGGAACCCGTCCGCGTAGGCGACCTCGTCCATGTGAAGGCCCAGGTGAACTGGACCGGTCGTACGTCGATGGAGGTCGGTGTCCGCGTCCTGGCCGAGCGTTGGAACGAATCCACGCCACCCCAGCAGGTCGGCTCGGCCTACCTCGTCTTCGCCGCCGTCGACGCCGACGGCAAGCCCCGCCGCGTCCCACCGGTGCTCCCGGAGACCGAGCGCGACAAGCGCCGCTACCAGGAGGCCCAGATCCGCCGCAGCCACCGACTGGCCCGCCGCCGCGCCATCATGGAGCTCCGCGAGAAGCGTGCGGCGGAAGGCCTCGACGACTAGGGAGACGACCAGGGACCGGCCAGGGCGACAACCAGGGATACGACCAGGGATTCGGAGACGCGGGCCTCGCGGTTCGGTGTCCTACGGACACACCACCTGATCCCCCGTCACCACCCCGAACTCCCCCTGATGCTGATCCTCCGCCCGCACCCGCGTGACCTCCTTGAAGTCCGCCCCGACGGTGACCTTCAGCACCGCCCCTTGTTTCTTCACCGCGCGCAGTTCGGCGCCGGGCAGCGCGGCCGCGACGGACTTCGCCGAGCGGTCCCAGCGGGGGTCGTACGAGACGACGGTGCGCCGCACGGTCTGGTCCCGTGCGCTGGTGGGCTGGTGCGTCGTACGGAACCCGGTGGCGGCGAGCGCCTTGTCGACGCGTCTGGCGAGGCCCGCCGTGGTCGTCCCGTTCTCGACCTGGACCCGGATCTGCTGCGGGGCCACGTCGACGCGCACGGCGGGCCTGGGCAGCGGCGTGTGCGCCGCGAGCGGCTTGTCGTCGCGCAGCGCCTGGAAGAGCTTCGCCGACTTGGCCGGGTCCCACTTCAGCGTCGACCCGATGCCCTTCACGGCATATCCCATCTGACCGATCGGCACGGTCGTGAACTCGGACGAACGGGGCGAGAAGCTCCGCATCGCCCGCCCGAGGTCGAGCAGTTCGTCCGTGCCGAACCCCTTGTCCGCGCGGACCGAGCCGAGCACGGCCCGGGTGACGTCGCGGAACTTCATCGGGTTCATCAGCACCCCGGACGAGGTGGCCCGCTCGACCAGCGCCGCCAGGAAGCGCTGCTGGCGCTGCATCCGGCCGAGGTCCGAGGCCCCGTCGATATGCCGGGCCCGTACGTACTGAAGCGCCTCCCCGCCGGCCAGCAGATGCGAGCCCGCCGCCAGATCGAGACCGGTGTTCGAGTCCTTCAGCGGCTTGGCGGTGCAGATCTGTACGCCGCCGAGCACGTCCACCGTCTTCATGAAGCTGGTGAAGTCGACCTCCAGATAGTGGTCGATCTTGACGTGGGTCATGTTCTCGACGGTGCGCACGGTCAGGTTCGGGCCGCCCTCCGCGTATGCCGCGTTGAGTTTGACCGGGTGGGCGCCGTGCCGTTTGCCGGTGGTCGCGTCGGTGTGCCCGGGCGTCTCGGCGTACGAGTCGCGCGGCAGGCTGACGACGCTGGCCCGCTCCCGGTCCTCGGAGATGTGCACGATCATGATCGTGTCGGTGCAGTGACAGGGCGCTCCGCCCAGCCGGTACCTGCGCCGCTCCGCCTCCGCGATCTTGTCCCGGCCGTCGGTGCCGACCAGCAGCAGGTTCATGCCGTGGCCCGCCTCGGGGCGGTTCTTCATGTCCTTGAAGGGGTCGACCCGGGCGATGTCCGCGTCCAGGCTGGTGACCACCGCGTGCCCGATGCCCGCCGAGGCGAGGACCACCACGGAGAGGGTGGTCGTCATCCGCATGGCCCAGCGCGGCTTCTTGCGCCGTACGGGCGGCCGCGCGGGGGGTCTCCGCGAGCGGGACGGCTGCGGGCGTGCGGGTGAGCGGGGCGGCGTGGGCAAGGGGGGCACCTCCGCGGGGCTGGACCGGGGCGGGACGGGGGATGCGGTTCGCGAGGCTGGACGGGGATGCGGTTCGTGAGGCTGGACGGGGATGCGGTTCGTGAGGCTGGACGGGGGATGCGGCGTGGGGATCCGTGAGCACCGTAGGCCCATACGATCTGCGGCCCGGGCCTTAGGCCGGGCGGCGCGCGCCCGTGTCCCCCATTCGCGGTAACGTGACGTCCGATGAGCGAGAAGTCTGACGTGCGGCCCCCCGCTGTTTCTGTGATCATGCCCGTCCTCAACGAGGAGCGGCATCTGCGCGGGGCCGTCCAAGCGATCCTGGCGCAGGACTACGACGGCGAGATGGAGGTGGTGATCGCCGTAGGTCCCTCGTCGGACCGCACGGAGGAGATCGCCGCCGAGCTCGTACGCGAGACTGTGTCCAATCAAAACAAGCGCGTCCACACCGTGCCGAACCCGACCGGGCGCACCCCCGCCGCGCTGAACGCCGCGATCAAGGCGTCTCGGCACCCTGTCGTCGTACGCGTCGACGGGCACGGCATGCTCTCGCCGAACTACATCGCGACGGCCGTACGCCTCCTGGAGGAGACCGGCGCGCAGAACGTCGGCGGCATCATGCACGCCGAGGGCGAGAACGACTGGGAGCACGCGGTCGCCGCCGCGATGACCTCGAAGATCGGCGTCGGGAACGCCGCCTTCCACACGGGCGGCGAGGCGGGTCCCGCCGAGACCGTCTACCTCGGGGTCTTCCGGCGCGAGGCGCTGGAGCAACAGGGCGGCTACAACGAGGAGTTCATCCGCGCCCAGGACTGGGAGCTCAACTTCCGGATCCGGGAGGCGGGCGGGCTCATCTGGTTCTCGCCCGAGCTGAGGGTGTCGTACCGGCCCAGGCCTTCGGTGCGCGCCCTCGGCAAGCAGTACAAGGACTACGGGCGCTGGCGGCACGTCGTCGCCCGCTACCACGAGGGCTCCATCAACCTGCGCTACCTCGCCCCGCCGATCGCGGTGTGCGCGATCGCGGCGGGTGTGGTCGTGGGTGCTCTGGTGTCTCCCCTCGGCTTTGTGATCCCCGGCGGCTACCTCGCGGCGATCGCGCTCGGCTCGCTGCCCGCGGGCAAGGGGCTGCCGCTGAAGGCGCGCCTCCAGATCCCCGTTGCCCTCGCGACGATGCACATGTCCTGGGGCTTCGGCTTCCTCACCAGCCCGAAGACGCTGGCCAAGAAGGTCATCGCGTCCCGGCGCCCGGCGGTGCTCAGCTCCAACTGAGGTCTCTTGCATACGAGTTGGGCCCCTCTCCGCACGGAAGGGGGCCCAGTTTCGTCAGGAGCGCCGCCAGGTGAGGCCCAGGGAGCGCTACCAGGTGAAGTTCGGGTTGACGTGCATGCACGCGCTCGTGTCCGAGCCGTTGAGCGCGTCGGCCGACTCCGGCGTCTTGTCGTCGTCCTTGGCCGGCTTGTACGTCGTACCGTCACGCCAGTCGGCGCCGACGATCAGCGTCACCCCGGAGACGTCCGTGGACTTCTCCACCGAACGCGCCGGAATCCCGAGGGCCTTGGCGACCCGCAGGGCGTCGCCCTCGAAGTCGGCGCTCGGGTAGCGGATCACCGTCGTGTCCTCGGTGAGCGCGGACGCCGTGTCGGCCGTCGCCTGGGTGAAGCCCTTGCCGATGAGCAGCTGGGTCACGGTGCTCGCCCGCCCGGCGGCCGCGGCCAGCGTGGACGTCCGGGTGCCGTTCTGCACGATCACGCCGATCTTGTCGTCCTCCGCGGCCGGGTCGGACGAGGTCTTCTCCTTGGCGGTCTTCTTCTTGTCCTTGCCGTCCAGCGCGATGTCCTCGCGGACGAGCCGGAACAGCTTCGCCGCGTCCGTCGGCTTGGGCAGCACCCGGTTGCCGTCGGAGGAGTACACCCACGGCATGGTGGTCATGGTGATGCGATCCGTCGGGACCTTCTTCAGCTCCTTGCTGAGGTCGTAGAGCTGGGTCACCGAGCCCAGGCCCTCGTCGACGGTCAGCGCGCTGGTGGCCGTCTCGGCGAGCTTGCGCAGCTTGTTGGGGTTGCTGAGCGTGGCGTTCTCGCGCAGCTGGCGGACCATCGAGTTCATGTACATGTGCTGGGCCTCGGCCCGGCCGATGTCGCTGCCGTCCTCGAAGCCGTACCGCGTACGCAGCCACTGCAGGGCCTGCTTGCCCTGGATGGACGTCGTGCCCTTCTCCAGCCTCAGCCCCGAGCCGTGACCGTCGGAGGTGTGCGAGTAGATGTTGGCGTCCACGCAGACCGGGACGCCGCCGATGGCGTCCGCCATCGACACCACACCCGCGAAGTCGACCATCATGAAGTGGTCGATGTGGATATCGGTCAGCTTCTCCCACGTGGCGACCGTGCAGCCCGGGCCGCCGCGGCCCAGCGAGTCGTTCGTCATCACGAGCGACGTGCTCGCCGCGTAATCCTTGTCGGTGTCCGGGTCGGTGCACGTCGGTATCTGCAGGAGCGTGTCGCGCGGCATGCTGACCACCGACATGTTGGTGCGGTCCGCCGAGACGTGCAACAGCATCTGGACGTCCGCGCGGGGCGGCGCGCCGAAAGTGTCCTT
This genomic interval from Streptomyces dengpaensis contains the following:
- a CDS encoding LCP family protein, with amino-acid sequence MAQSSVRGEGIRPRVREAGEPGWNDGLYDENGDPVHRTGGGRVRTADGVRVRTADDGRVGTPDGGRVTTADGDGGRPADDTLPPTQQAHGRHGGRWDGGGGRRPRRRRRILRWSAMVLAFLILGAAGAGYIYYRHLNDNIKKDALNIGDAKDRAAAPKPNAAGQTPLNILLIGSDARDSVENQKLGGAKDTFGAPPRADVQMLLHVSADRTNMSVVSMPRDTLLQIPTCTDPDTDKDYAASTSLVMTNDSLGRGGPGCTVATWEKLTDIHIDHFMMVDFAGVVSMADAIGGVPVCVDANIYSHTSDGHGSGLRLEKGTTSIQGKQALQWLRTRYGFEDGSDIGRAEAQHMYMNSMVRQLRENATLSNPNKLRKLAETATSALTVDEGLGSVTQLYDLSKELKKVPTDRITMTTMPWVYSSDGNRVLPKPTDAAKLFRLVREDIALDGKDKKKTAKEKTSSDPAAEDDKIGVIVQNGTRTSTLAAAAGRASTVTQLLIGKGFTQATADTASALTEDTTVIRYPSADFEGDALRVAKALGIPARSVEKSTDVSGVTLIVGADWRDGTTYKPAKDDDKTPESADALNGSDTSACMHVNPNFTW
- a CDS encoding glycosyltransferase family 2 protein, with protein sequence MSEKSDVRPPAVSVIMPVLNEERHLRGAVQAILAQDYDGEMEVVIAVGPSSDRTEEIAAELVRETVSNQNKRVHTVPNPTGRTPAALNAAIKASRHPVVVRVDGHGMLSPNYIATAVRLLEETGAQNVGGIMHAEGENDWEHAVAAAMTSKIGVGNAAFHTGGEAGPAETVYLGVFRREALEQQGGYNEEFIRAQDWELNFRIREAGGLIWFSPELRVSYRPRPSVRALGKQYKDYGRWRHVVARYHEGSINLRYLAPPIAVCAIAAGVVVGALVSPLGFVIPGGYLAAIALGSLPAGKGLPLKARLQIPVALATMHMSWGFGFLTSPKTLAKKVIASRRPAVLSSN